TGAACATCCGTCTGGAAAAAGTTCGGACAGCGCGGTGTTGAATAATTCAGCGGGCGGGCCGGAATTCCTAATGCCGGAATAAAATGCCGGTACAGCGCACGGCGGTCATCGTCCAGTTCTGTAAAGCGTTCACAAATGCAGGTATTGCCGCCGCCGGTATATTGACTCAGCGCAACGGTAAAGGCTTCTTCGTCAGTGAACAGTCCGAGACTCAAATCGTCGCGCAGCACGCCGGGACGAAACGGTTCCGTGCGGCGGCGCAACGGACACGCATCCGGATCGAACCGGATGAAGTGGTTGATATAATTGCGAATGCAGCCCTGCTTTATTTTAATCAGCGTGCCTTTCCAGCGCGCGCCATCCGGCGGCGTCCAGAAGCCGAACATATCATTGGTCGCACGCAGTGAATCGTAAACACCGGCGTTGGCGGCATCATTAATTCCGCCGCACGAAACAATATAACTTTCGTCGCCGAGCACTTCGCGCAAAACGTTACCGGCGAGATAATATGCTTGCGCGCGATTCATTTTCCGGTCATGAAACTGAATATTTTCGTTCAAAATAATAGAACGCAGAAAATCGGTTTTGTGATAGGTGAAGCCCCATTCTAAAAGTTTAGAATAAACGCCACGCATGTAATTGCGATAATTTGGAGCAGTCGGATCAATTGCAAACGCATCACCCTCAATATAATCAAACTGCAGCGGTTCGCCGGTGCGCGTGCGCGCAATCAGATCGGGATATTTTTTCACGGCGTCCGCCGTCCCCCGAATCATAGTTGGGCACGTCCAGATCCCGGGCATCATGCCGGCGGCGCGGATTTTTTCTGCCACGGCCTTCATCCCTTCGGGAAAGCGGTGATTCGCGTTGTAGTCGCCGAGTTTATCCATCCACCCGTTGTCCAGTTGGAATACATCGATCGGCAGCGGACGTTTTTTTAATGCGCTTAATGTTTCGTCCAGATCGGCGGAACAGAAATCAAAACCGTAAAACTGCCAGGTGCAGAAAATATTCAGCGGCGTGCGCGCCGGCGCCGGAATGTTTAATTCCCGCATTGAGATTTCGGTGAACATTTCGCGCATCATCACTTCATCGTCGCACGCGGTAATCAGCATCCAGTGGGTGGTGCGCTCTTCGCCGGGATCGACCGTTATGCCGTCAAACTCGCACCGGCAGCGGATGGTTTTTAATTCGCTCGTGCCGGGAACCTGACTGACAGTAAAGGTGGTTAAATGTTCAGTTTGGCCGATGATACCGAAAAAGAGCCCGGCGCGGTTTTCGTGCCGTTTATTTTTGATATAAAAAAACGGTTCAGCGCAGATTTCAGCGCGGTTTAAAAAGTCGGCCTGATTGCCGGTCACACCGCCGCCGGCTTTTATTTTTCCGCCTTCAAGCGCGGCGTCTTCGAAGTTTTCATCATCGTGCACAAAATCGAACGCACCGGGCACATCGGTTTTCTGCCGGCAGGTTTTGAGAAAGCGCCAGTGCTCCATGCCGTCGCCGGAAAGTTCGAGCGACGCCGCGCCGGAAATCTCCAGCGGATAGAGTGCCGATAATTCCACCGGCGTTGCGCGCCGGTTTTTGGCAATCAGCCGGACGCCGCAATAACGGCAGTCGTTGCTCATAAAAATTTCGCGGCGCAATTCGATTCCGTCATTCAGCGCAACCGCGCCGGAAACTGTTCCGTGCAGCGATCCGATGTTTCCCGCGCGGCTGTACGGCTGATTAAATTCCGGTTCGACCGGCGCCGGCGAATTGAAAAGTTCGACCGCCGGGATTTGTGCAGCCATGCGAAATGAATCCGCATAAAGGCTGTATCCGCCGGTGTTGAGCTTTAGTGAAAATCTGGTCATTTTTTAATTTCCGGTACGCCGTGCTTCGAGTTTCCGGCGCGTTTCGTCGGCGCACTCAGCAGAGATTGGATAACGGCTGACGAATAGAATTGCAAGCAACAGTCCGACCACCGGAATTACAGTAAAACAGATCCGCATCGCCTGAATGGCTGCCGGCGATTGCGCTGCGCCGAGCTTGGCATCAAAGCCGCTGGCGTTGAGAATCACGCCGATAAACAGCAATCCGACCGACACGCCGATTTTCATCACGTTGCTGTACATCGCGCTGTACATCCCCTCCCGCCGCACACCGGTATGCAACTCATCTTCATCGCAAATATCGGCCACCATCGACGGCGCAAGAACCCATAAACACGAAAGCCCCGGCGACATCATCACAGAGACAATAAACTGCAGACACGGATACTCCGGAACATACGTTACATATTTGAGCATCGAACCGGCTGCCGCGAGCGTCAATCCGCCGATCAGCGTTTTCTTTTTGCCGATCTTTGATGATATCCAGCTGATCACCGGCGCGGCGGTGATGCCGCCGCACAAATGATAGATCATGCCGCCAAATGCCAGGTAGGTGGATGCTGCTTTGGCGTCGCCGCCGAAAACATAATAGATATTAATGTATATACCAAGCTGGCCGATCATGAACAGTCCGAGACACGCACAGATCACCGCGCAGATCAGCAGCACAAACGTGCGGTTTTTCAGCGTAACCAGCAGGCTGGCAAATAATGGAATGCATTCTTTCGCTTGAGTCTTCGCAAACCGTTCTTTTGAACACACCGCCGGAATAATGGACGCAACAATCATAATTCCGGCGATGAACAGTGAAACTGTCCGCATGCCGTCGAGTGTATTTTCAAAGCAATCCATCTGCGTCAGCCGGAATATCCACTGGATGGAAAAACCCGCCAATGCCGAAAAAAATGCCCGGAACGCCATGATGCGTGTGCGTTCATTATAGTCTGTGCTCAACTCATAGCCGAGCGCGTTAAACGGCACTGAAAAAATGGTGTAGAATGTATAGAATGTAATGGAACCGATCAAAAACCAGAGGAAATAACCTATTTCACTCCAGCCGCCGGACGGCACCCGCCAAAGCAGCACATACATGAAGGCCGCCAGAACCCCGCCAATCAGCATATACGGACGGCGCCGGCCGAACCGGCTGCGCGTGTTATCTGAAATTCCCCCCATGACCGGATCCGTAAATGCATCCCAAAGGCGCGCGGAAAAAATTCCGAGACTGACCAGCGCCGGATTGACACCGAGAAAAATATTAAACACCTGATTCGCCATCGTGTTGACGCTGTTCTGCATCAGATTATCGGCCGTACTGCCGACCCCGAAGGCTGTCTTCTGCCAAAATGACAATATGCCGGCTCTTTGTTTATTTTTTATCACCATCTTTTAATTCCCGTTTCAGCCTTGTTTTGCATACTGTCTCTTTTTTATTCTTTCCCTGTGTTTCATTCCGCTTAATTAAAATTCAGAAGATCCGTATTTCCGCTATGTCGTATATCCAATCATTCAACTTCGTTCAACCAGCTTCGGTGACTCCTCTTCAGAGTGCAGCATCTGTGATCAGAAGCAGCCGAATTGTCTTTCCTGTCTCCGCAACCACCCCCGTGACCGCAATATTATCCAGCAATATGGCGGAAGTACCGCCAACTCCGGTAATTCTGAATGTGACACTTTTGCCGGCAGCCAGCGTGTAATCAGCTAAACTGCCTAACATGACATCGAAATCACTGAAATCGGTATCATTCTCTGTCGCATTGGCACCACGAGACGGTAAATTAATCGTTGCCAAGTCGCCTGTAGTAATATCTCCGGAAATAACGCTAACGACGAGCTGCGAAATGCCCGCTGGATATGCACGGTATGCATCAAACCGGAATGCAGTTAGGTCGTATGACTGGGTGCCTGTATTTTCCACAACAAATTCGACATACTTGTTAATATTTAGCCCTATAGAGCCGTCGCCTTTTCCGGCGCCGGGGAATTCGGCTCCGTATGTTTCGTCATTGCTGCCATTTTTGGGTGACTTATAGATGTTGCTGTCGACGACCGCGATTTGAGCCTCGATACCCGCGGCAAACACATTCGCGTTCCAGATGCCGCCAGTCATTGGTCCTGCATCATGCCAGCCGGCAATGATCAGTTCCGCCTGAACTGCGGTTATTCCCATAGCAAACAATGCCGCTATCGCTGTAACTGTTTTCCTGCTCATTGTATTCTCCTCCCTCCTTATGCTGTTGCATTTCTTTGCTCTTCCCGGGCAAATCCCTCACGTGCACATGTAATGCCTGGACCGGAAACTCCGCACGGGGGTTGCAGGATTCTCCAGAGTCCCGGCAAATAGAAATGCGCCGGCATTCAAAACAAATATGATGGTCAATATGCCGACCCAGAAAATTTTTTGTTTTTTAATCATAGTCCGGTCCTCTATTGCGGGCCGAGACAGGCGCCTTGCCATCTTCCGTATTAACGGCGCTCAAGGGACTGAGCGCCCAGCCATCACGCGTAAAACTTCAAAGAGCCGCCGGACCGGCGGCTCTTTGAAATTATGATTGAATATTTTAGCGACGAACGCTGCGGCGGATTCCTAACAATCCAACTATTCCTGCGACCAGCAGGCCGGCCGCTGCCGGTTCCGGTATTATCCCCGTGACCGCAATATTATCCAGCAATATGTTAGACGTGCCGCCAACTCCGGTAATTCTGAATGTGACACTTTCGCCGGCAGCCAGCGTGTAATCAGCTAAACTGTCTAACATAATATCGAAATCATCGAAATCGGTGGCATCGGGGGTCGCTGGGGTAGAACCGTGACCCGGCAAATTAATCGTTGCCAAGTCGCCTGTAGTGATATCTCCGGAAGCAACGCTAACGACGAGCTGCGGAACGCCTGCTGCACCTGCCCGGTATGCATCAAACCGGAATGCGATTAGATCGTATGACTGGGTGCCTGTATTTTCCACAACAAATTCGACGTACTTGTCAGGATTTAGTCCCATAGAACCATTGCTTTTTCCGGCGTCGGGGAATTCGGCTCCGTATGTTTCGTCATTGCTGCCATTGCCTGACTTAAGTATAGCGCCCGGATTCTGCAGGGTTTGAGCCTCAATACCCGCGGCAAACACATCCGCGTTCCAGACGCCGCCGGAAATATTATTTCCTGCATGCCAGCCGGCAATGATCAGTTCCGCCTGAACTGCGGTTATTCCCATAGCAAACAATGCCGCTATCGCTGTAACTGTTTTCCTACTCATTGTATTCTCCTCTCTCCTTATGCTGTTGCATTTCTTCCTTCTTCCCGGGCAGATCCCTCATCTGCCCTTTACCCAAAATTGTCATTGATCACTTCGATGCCGGTATTCCGGTAACAGCAATATTATCCAGCACTATGGGGGACTCACCGCCAACTCCGGCAATTCTGAATGTGACACTTTCTCCCCCGGCGAGCGTATGATCGTCTAAAAGAATATCGAAATCATCGAAATCGGTGGCATCGACAGTGGCGTTGGCACCGCGCGCCCGCAACTTAACAGTCATTAAATCCTTCACGGTTTTATCCCCTGAAACGATGCTAACGACGAGCTGCGGAATGCCTTTTGAATATGAACGGTATGCATCAAACCGGAATGCCAGCAGTCTACATGGCCGGGCTCCTCTGTTTGTCACAGTAAACTCGACATACTTGTCAACATTGAGCCCTATGGCACCGTTGCCCTTTCTGGCGCCGGCGAATTCAGCGCCGAATGTTTCGTCATTGCTGCCATTCGGCGATTTATAAAGACTCCCCGCGACACTCCCTGCCTGCGCTTTAATGCCCGGTGCAACAATATCAGCATTCCACTTGCCGCCAGAAAAACTCGATCCCTGATGCCAGCCGGCAATTACTGTTTCCGCCGGATCTGCAACCACCGTCAGACTCAACAGTATAGATACAAATGTAATGAATTTTATCTTCATCTCAGCCTCCTTTTGATTTTGTTTTTGCTGCCATCACCGAGTCATGCGGACGTCCCGCAATCAGTTTTTTCCCGTCGGTAAATCCTTCCGGGCGCCCGTCCAGTTCCTGAACCAGCCGGCTGTGCCATTGCTCCAGCCGTTTTGTATGTTTCCCGGATGCCGCCAGATTATGCAGTTCATCCGGGTCTGCGGTTAAGTCAAACAGCTGCTCTTTTCCGCTGTGCGTGTACCACACATATTTTTCTTTTCCGTCGGTCAGATAATGGTTGGACTGATGCTCGCCGTAACAGTTGCCGTGCTCTCCGTGCAGATATTCGCGCCATTCAGTTTCGGGGTTGCGCATCAGCGGAACCAGGCTGCGGCCTTCCACGCAATCCGGCGCCGGCACGCCGGCAAAATCCAGCAGCGTCGGCATGATGTCTTCATGACAGACCGGCGCGGAGCAGACCTGTCCCGGCTGAATGCCGGCAGATTCCGGCGGCTGAATCAAAAACGGAATCCGGGCGGAGCCTTCATACGGATACGTTTTACGGAAGAGATAGTGATCGCCCAGCATTTCGCCATGATCAGAGGTAAACACAACCACCGTATTGTCCAGTGCTGCGCGGCCGGTAAACGGATCCACACCCACAGCCCGCACAATCCGGCTGATCTGGTCGTCCACGTGATTGATCAGTCCGTAATAGGCCGCGCGGCAGGAATGCAGCGCTTCGCCCTCAAGACACAGGCGGTCTTCATCAACCGAAAACAGTCCGTCCGGTTTTTCCGCCCAGTCGCCGGTCACCGGCACAGGCAGTTCCATCCGCAAATACCGGTCCATATAAAATGCAGGCGGACAGAGCGGCGGATGCGGTGCGAGAAAAGACACAGTGAGAAAAAACGGACAGGAGGGATCGCGCCACTGTTCCAGAAACCGGATGGCTTCATCCGCCGTTTCCACGGTGGGATGACAGCTCTCATCCAGATGCCACGGACGCGCCGTCCAGCCGTTGCCGGTCAAGCCGTGGCCGTCGGCGCCAAAATAACCGTCGCGCCTTTTTTCGATATCTCCAAGCAGTACCATGTGGTCGTAGCCGTACCGTTTACGGCGCGGATACTGGTGCATCGAACGCCCGACCATAAAGGTCTGGTATCCGGCTTTGGAGAGTTCTCCGGGCAGCGTAGCCGCCGGGAACATTTCATCTCCGTCCTGAAACCCGACCATGCCATGCGTGGCGGGAAACTGTCCGGTCAGCATCGAGCGGCGCGCAGCGATACAGGACGGACAGGTGGAATAGGCCTT
This Kiritimatiellales bacterium DNA region includes the following protein-coding sequences:
- a CDS encoding alpha-galactosidase, which codes for MTRFSLKLNTGGYSLYADSFRMAAQIPAVELFNSPAPVEPEFNQPYSRAGNIGSLHGTVSGAVALNDGIELRREIFMSNDCRYCGVRLIAKNRRATPVELSALYPLEISGAASLELSGDGMEHWRFLKTCRQKTDVPGAFDFVHDDENFEDAALEGGKIKAGGGVTGNQADFLNRAEICAEPFFYIKNKRHENRAGLFFGIIGQTEHLTTFTVSQVPGTSELKTIRCRCEFDGITVDPGEERTTHWMLITACDDEVMMREMFTEISMRELNIPAPARTPLNIFCTWQFYGFDFCSADLDETLSALKKRPLPIDVFQLDNGWMDKLGDYNANHRFPEGMKAVAEKIRAAGMMPGIWTCPTMIRGTADAVKKYPDLIARTRTGEPLQFDYIEGDAFAIDPTAPNYRNYMRGVYSKLLEWGFTYHKTDFLRSIILNENIQFHDRKMNRAQAYYLAGNVLREVLGDESYIVSCGGINDAANAGVYDSLRATNDMFGFWTPPDGARWKGTLIKIKQGCIRNYINHFIRFDPDACPLRRRTEPFRPGVLRDDLSLGLFTDEEAFTVALSQYTGGGNTCICERFTELDDDRRALYRHFIPALGIPARPLNYSTPRCPNFFQTDVQPRAAGVEPWWTLAAGNWNDTEKEITVDLSKCRLPEEITELAVFEFHDQRFYGIQSRGAKIVLTIPAHGMRLLRLAAWRGDAPVLLGTDFHFSGGGMEFSELTISGDLISGTVDSPWKEYPLTVHAAFPVDGGVKMSSKIISANEATFYIANE
- a CDS encoding MFS transporter, which translates into the protein MVIKNKQRAGILSFWQKTAFGVGSTADNLMQNSVNTMANQVFNIFLGVNPALVSLGIFSARLWDAFTDPVMGGISDNTRSRFGRRRPYMLIGGVLAAFMYVLLWRVPSGGWSEIGYFLWFLIGSITFYTFYTIFSVPFNALGYELSTDYNERTRIMAFRAFFSALAGFSIQWIFRLTQMDCFENTLDGMRTVSLFIAGIMIVASIIPAVCSKERFAKTQAKECIPLFASLLVTLKNRTFVLLICAVICACLGLFMIGQLGIYINIYYVFGGDAKAASTYLAFGGMIYHLCGGITAAPVISWISSKIGKKKTLIGGLTLAAAGSMLKYVTYVPEYPCLQFIVSVMMSPGLSCLWVLAPSMVADICDEDELHTGVRREGMYSAMYSNVMKIGVSVGLLFIGVILNASGFDAKLGAAQSPAAIQAMRICFTVIPVVGLLLAILFVSRYPISAECADETRRKLEARRTGN
- a CDS encoding sulfatase-like hydrolase/transferase — translated: MSDKRPDIIFIVTDQQRGDCLGADGHPALLTPNMDEFARQGVRFNKAYSTCPSCIAARRSMLTGQFPATHGMVGFQDGDEMFPAATLPGELSKAGYQTFMVGRSMHQYPRRKRYGYDHMVLLGDIEKRRDGYFGADGHGLTGNGWTARPWHLDESCHPTVETADEAIRFLEQWRDPSCPFFLTVSFLAPHPPLCPPAFYMDRYLRMELPVPVTGDWAEKPDGLFSVDEDRLCLEGEALHSCRAAYYGLINHVDDQISRIVRAVGVDPFTGRAALDNTVVVFTSDHGEMLGDHYLFRKTYPYEGSARIPFLIQPPESAGIQPGQVCSAPVCHEDIMPTLLDFAGVPAPDCVEGRSLVPLMRNPETEWREYLHGEHGNCYGEHQSNHYLTDGKEKYVWYTHSGKEQLFDLTADPDELHNLAASGKHTKRLEQWHSRLVQELDGRPEGFTDGKKLIAGRPHDSVMAAKTKSKGG